In one Dreissena polymorpha isolate Duluth1 chromosome 7, UMN_Dpol_1.0, whole genome shotgun sequence genomic region, the following are encoded:
- the LOC127838976 gene encoding uncharacterized protein LOC127838976 isoform X1, translating to MEGIYVLENRFSNYMFFIQRIGWNHDGEVDITPAYQMLDQDTAGAFQNIPVPGNIMEFHDFLMNNNNNNLQHYIHIYHNAHQQLLEEFKNVRYNMAEMQQEIDSIKDTITDQHQLYQQLEHQQQTLNAEITALQDSICKQNTAVYNLQHSLSSPNFAPHEISRHQNSQKPASNQHNQHDNHCNHPDAYNMINEDNNHNYQLFNLQSYLTPSLSTYSMNQAQEEPNVKECYVEEHHCEHVYDESADFPSPATDADGSCDFSFYVDCFFGFH from the exons ATGGAAGGCATTTACGTGCTCGAAAATAGATTTAGTAATTACATGTTCTTTATACAAAGAATCGGCTGGAATCATGACGGAGAAGTGGACATCACGCCAGCCTACCAG ATGCTGGATCAGGATACAGCTGGAGCATTCCAGAATATTCCTGTGCCTGGTAATATCATGGAGTTCCAcgattttttaatgaataataacaacaacaatctGCAACACTACATTCACATATACCACAACGCTCACCAACAACTTCTCGAGGAATTCAAAAACGTACGATACAATATGGCAGAGATGCAGCAAGAAATTGATTCCATTAAAGATACCATTACCGACCAGCACCAACTTTACCAACAATTAGAACACCAACAACAAACACTAAACGCAGAAATAACAGCACTTCAGGACAGCATATGCAAACAAAACACAGCAGTTTACAACTTACAACATTCACTCAGCAGCCCAAACTTCGCACCACATGAGATCTCCCGCCATCAAAACAGCCAGAAACCCGCATCTAACCAACACAACCAACACGACAACCATTGCAACCATCCCGATGCTTACAACATGATCAACGAGGACAACAATCACAACTACCAACTGTTCAATCTACAATCTTATCTCACTCCATCACTTAGTACATACTCCATGAACCAGGCACAGGAAGAACCAAACGTCAAAGAATGTTAC GTCGAAGAGCATCACTGTGAACACGTTTATGACGAATCTGCAGACTTCCCATCTCCAGCCACCGACGCAGACGGAAGTTGTGACTTTTCATTTTATGTTGATTGTTTTTTTGGatttcattaa
- the LOC127838976 gene encoding uncharacterized protein LOC127838976 isoform X3, translated as MEGIYVLENRFSNYMFFIQRIGWNHDGEVDITPAYQDTAGAFQNIPVPGNIMEFHDFLMNNNNNNLQHYIHIYHNAHQQLLEEFKNVRYNMAEMQQEIDSIKDTITDQHQLYQQLEHQQQTLNAEITALQDSICKQNTAVYNLQHSLSSPNFAPHEISRHQNSQKPASNQHNQHDNHCNHPDAYNMINEDNNHNYQLFNLQSYLTPSLSTYSMNQAQEEPNVKECYVEEHHCEHVYDESADFPSPATDADGSCDFSFYVDCFFGFH; from the exons ATGGAAGGCATTTACGTGCTCGAAAATAGATTTAGTAATTACATGTTCTTTATACAAAGAATCGGCTGGAATCATGACGGAGAAGTGGACATCACGCCAGCCTACCAG GATACAGCTGGAGCATTCCAGAATATTCCTGTGCCTGGTAATATCATGGAGTTCCAcgattttttaatgaataataacaacaacaatctGCAACACTACATTCACATATACCACAACGCTCACCAACAACTTCTCGAGGAATTCAAAAACGTACGATACAATATGGCAGAGATGCAGCAAGAAATTGATTCCATTAAAGATACCATTACCGACCAGCACCAACTTTACCAACAATTAGAACACCAACAACAAACACTAAACGCAGAAATAACAGCACTTCAGGACAGCATATGCAAACAAAACACAGCAGTTTACAACTTACAACATTCACTCAGCAGCCCAAACTTCGCACCACATGAGATCTCCCGCCATCAAAACAGCCAGAAACCCGCATCTAACCAACACAACCAACACGACAACCATTGCAACCATCCCGATGCTTACAACATGATCAACGAGGACAACAATCACAACTACCAACTGTTCAATCTACAATCTTATCTCACTCCATCACTTAGTACATACTCCATGAACCAGGCACAGGAAGAACCAAACGTCAAAGAATGTTAC GTCGAAGAGCATCACTGTGAACACGTTTATGACGAATCTGCAGACTTCCCATCTCCAGCCACCGACGCAGACGGAAGTTGTGACTTTTCATTTTATGTTGATTGTTTTTTTGGatttcattaa